A single window of Deltaproteobacteria bacterium DNA harbors:
- a CDS encoding adenylosuccinate synthase: MPNVVCVGAQWGDEGKGKVVDQLACRADLVVRFQGGPNAGHTLVVDGETTILHLIPSGILQPSTLNLIGPGVVVDADVLLGEIAMLQAKGVSVGRERFRISDRAHVILPVHSALDRAREEARQTITIGTTGRGIGPAYESRVARTGVRISDLLEPDTLRERLELAHYERSFLLEKLYGWPAQPLDEVWERAVRWGEKLAPYVDDVGVTLDGALREGRSVLLEGAQGTLLDVDHGTYPFVTSSTTLAGGACAGAGVGPTRIDSVLGISKAYTTRVGGGPFPTEDTGAAGQHMGSVGREVGATTGRKRRCGWLDLVVLRHAVRVNGITGIALLKLDILTGLPEIHACVGYRVAGKEIREFPASITTLGRCEPIYRSFRGWSEPIESARSLDDLPQAARDYVRWIEDALGVPVDLLGVGPERDATIERRNPFDRPARR, from the coding sequence ATGCCGAACGTCGTATGCGTCGGCGCGCAGTGGGGTGACGAAGGGAAGGGCAAGGTCGTGGACCAGCTCGCCTGCCGCGCCGACCTCGTCGTGCGGTTCCAGGGCGGTCCGAATGCCGGGCACACGCTCGTCGTCGACGGCGAGACGACCATCTTGCACCTGATCCCGTCCGGAATCCTGCAACCCTCGACCCTGAATCTGATCGGGCCGGGCGTCGTCGTAGACGCCGACGTGCTCCTCGGCGAGATCGCGATGCTGCAGGCGAAGGGAGTGTCCGTCGGGCGCGAGCGCTTCCGCATCTCGGATCGCGCGCACGTGATCCTTCCGGTGCATTCAGCGCTCGACCGCGCGCGCGAAGAAGCTCGCCAGACGATCACGATCGGCACGACCGGCCGCGGCATCGGCCCGGCCTACGAGAGCCGGGTCGCGCGCACGGGCGTGCGCATCTCCGATCTTCTCGAGCCCGACACACTGCGCGAACGCCTGGAGCTTGCGCACTACGAGCGCAGCTTCCTGCTCGAGAAGCTCTACGGCTGGCCCGCGCAGCCCCTCGACGAGGTCTGGGAACGCGCGGTCCGCTGGGGCGAGAAGCTCGCACCCTACGTCGACGACGTTGGCGTCACGCTCGACGGCGCGCTCCGCGAGGGGCGCTCGGTCCTGCTCGAGGGAGCCCAGGGGACACTGCTCGATGTAGACCACGGCACGTACCCGTTCGTCACGTCGTCGACCACGCTCGCCGGCGGCGCCTGCGCCGGCGCGGGAGTCGGTCCCACGCGAATCGACTCCGTGCTCGGGATCAGCAAGGCCTACACCACCCGCGTCGGTGGCGGGCCGTTTCCGACCGAGGACACCGGCGCCGCGGGGCAGCACATGGGATCCGTCGGCCGCGAGGTCGGGGCCACTACGGGCCGCAAGCGACGCTGCGGCTGGCTCGATCTGGTCGTGCTCCGGCACGCCGTGCGCGTGAACGGAATCACGGGCATCGCGCTGCTGAAGCTCGACATCCTGACCGGACTCCCGGAGATCCACGCCTGTGTCGGCTACCGCGTGGCCGGCAAGGAGATCCGCGAGTTCCCCGCGAGCATCACCACGCTCGGCCGCTGCGAGCCGATCTACCGCAGCTTCCGCGGCTGGAGCGAGCCGATCGAGTCCGCGCGCAGCCTCGACGACCTGCCTCAAGCGGCGCGCGACTATGTCCGATGGATCGAGGACGCCCTCGGCGTTCCCGTGGATCTGCTCGGCGTCGGTCCGGAGCGCGACGCGACGATCGAGAGGCGCAACCCCTTCGATCGGCCGGCCAGGCGGTGA